In one Niallia taxi genomic region, the following are encoded:
- a CDS encoding PucR family transcriptional regulator, producing the protein MKLTDLLNKPAFCDIEVLAGKNGLSREIKNVTMMDAPDIIDFLFENDFLVTTAYHLKDDSALLLELVQSMHKQKCAGLGIKTHRFLEQIPDSVIQFADEHQFPIMQIPLEKSLGEIVNATLHYMLNERTTDLMTAFETHRKFTQHILKGKGIKRLLDDLSNMIGQRVILLDQHFQTHASSHSKHPISEFVMNLYAEDFRLFLNSTACTCFSSRYTEEVFCAFPIHTPIGKPAFLIALGSLPIHDKNLLLTIEQATNVLSFELMRENTERQYARRARNEFFLNMVEGRITSKEEIASRAKEFSLQNEQPCLMFLGKVDQDDVHKTFTQHQLETDYLYEFLETEITKAPFMAQLFVKGDHCILIMEAGDSNVEFRSQAISYLKKLQANIANIFKKTMSFGISNISHQLINMPNAYKEALSAYHTGLLSAKAQFIQIHRPKDVSEMLRIIPGKDLQEFCDHIFQGLSSKQQEEDEQILLHTLSVYLETHCQISETAKRLFVHRNTVIYRLEKCEELLGRSLKDADTTFHLRLAFRIKSILHTQKPAAGVK; encoded by the coding sequence ATGAAACTTACCGATCTTCTTAATAAACCAGCTTTTTGTGACATCGAAGTACTTGCTGGAAAAAACGGTTTAAGCAGAGAAATTAAAAACGTCACCATGATGGATGCCCCAGACATCATTGACTTCCTGTTTGAAAATGATTTTCTTGTAACGACCGCTTATCACTTGAAGGATGATTCTGCCTTGCTTTTAGAATTGGTGCAATCAATGCATAAGCAAAAATGTGCCGGTCTGGGGATTAAAACACATCGTTTTTTAGAGCAAATTCCAGACAGTGTTATACAATTTGCTGACGAGCACCAATTTCCGATTATGCAAATTCCACTGGAGAAATCGTTAGGGGAAATCGTAAATGCAACTTTGCATTATATGTTGAATGAGCGGACAACCGATTTAATGACTGCTTTTGAAACCCACCGAAAATTCACTCAGCATATTTTAAAAGGAAAAGGGATTAAAAGATTGCTTGATGATTTATCTAACATGATTGGACAAAGGGTTATTTTGCTTGATCAGCATTTTCAAACACATGCATCCTCCCATTCCAAACATCCAATAAGTGAGTTTGTCATGAACTTATATGCAGAGGACTTTCGCTTGTTTTTAAATAGCACTGCCTGCACATGTTTTTCATCAAGGTACACAGAGGAAGTCTTTTGTGCATTTCCAATTCATACCCCTATCGGGAAACCAGCATTTCTGATTGCGTTGGGAAGCCTGCCTATCCATGACAAAAACTTGCTGCTGACAATTGAACAGGCTACAAATGTACTTTCCTTTGAGCTGATGCGTGAAAATACGGAGAGACAATATGCAAGAAGAGCTCGTAATGAATTCTTTTTAAATATGGTGGAAGGAAGAATTACTTCAAAAGAGGAAATTGCCAGCAGAGCAAAAGAATTTTCCTTACAAAACGAACAGCCCTGTCTCATGTTTCTTGGCAAGGTTGATCAAGATGATGTACATAAAACATTTACTCAGCACCAGCTTGAAACAGACTATTTGTATGAATTTCTGGAAACAGAAATTACGAAGGCACCATTTATGGCACAACTGTTTGTGAAAGGCGATCATTGCATCCTTATTATGGAGGCTGGCGATTCCAATGTAGAATTCCGTTCACAGGCAATCTCTTACTTAAAAAAACTGCAAGCAAATATCGCCAATATTTTCAAGAAAACAATGTCCTTTGGAATAAGTAATATAAGTCATCAGTTAATCAATATGCCTAATGCTTATAAAGAGGCTTTAAGTGCTTATCATACTGGACTGCTTTCAGCAAAAGCACAATTCATCCAGATCCATCGTCCTAAGGATGTTTCAGAAATGCTCCGCATTATTCCAGGAAAGGATTTGCAGGAATTTTGTGATCATATTTTCCAAGGATTGTCGAGCAAGCAGCAAGAAGAGGATGAACAAATTCTGCTTCATACTTTATCCGTTTATTTAGAAACACATTGCCAGATTTCCGAGACTGCCAAAAGATTATTTGTTCATCGTAATACAGTTATTTACCGCTTGGAAAAATGCGAAGAGCTTTTAGGAAGAAGCTTGAAGGATGCTGATACAACCTTCCATTTAAGGCTTGCTTTTCGGATAAAATCAATATTGCATACACAGAAGCCAGCGGCAGGCGTAAAGTAA
- the allC gene encoding allantoate deiminase, producing the protein MMKTSIQVNEQEIDNWLKWLSDYGQSEEGGVTRLLYDESWAEAQTALKDRMEQIGLSARFDGVGNLFGRLEGTESGNAILTGSHVDTVVNGGIYDGGFGIIASLLAVGYLFEKYGKPKKTIEVVSLCEEEGSRFPLAFWGSGSITGKYQKDESLLLFDSANISMSKAMNNIPFIPDSDSLLRNDIDCFIELHIEQGAVLEKEQKSIGLVSHIVGQRRFTIKVTGESNHAGTTPMPYRKDSLHIASQLIVHALNKASTINSLVATAGSITASPNVPNVIPNEVVFTLDVRHHEEEIIQQYCENIFNYFKEIGAQKGVAVEIDQWLDVKPVEMNKELTRIAEEVVKENELSYKTMTSGAGHDAQVFGTFCKTVLLFVPSVNGISHSPLEYTNKHDLKNGVTVLIELLHKLAY; encoded by the coding sequence ATGATGAAAACATCCATTCAGGTGAACGAACAAGAAATAGACAACTGGCTTAAATGGCTGTCTGATTACGGACAATCGGAGGAAGGTGGGGTAACTCGCCTTCTTTATGATGAGAGCTGGGCAGAAGCACAAACCGCCTTAAAGGACCGAATGGAGCAAATCGGATTGTCTGCCAGGTTTGACGGTGTAGGAAATCTATTCGGTAGACTTGAGGGAACTGAATCGGGTAACGCGATTTTGACTGGTTCTCATGTTGACACTGTCGTCAATGGCGGTATCTACGACGGGGGATTTGGCATTATCGCAAGCTTATTAGCTGTCGGTTATCTTTTTGAAAAGTATGGAAAACCGAAGAAAACGATAGAGGTAGTGTCACTATGTGAAGAGGAAGGAAGCCGTTTCCCATTGGCATTTTGGGGTTCTGGATCCATAACTGGAAAATATCAAAAGGACGAAAGCTTGCTACTCTTTGATTCTGCTAATATCTCTATGTCAAAGGCAATGAATAATATTCCGTTCATTCCAGATTCTGATAGTCTTCTGCGAAATGATATTGATTGTTTTATTGAATTGCATATTGAACAGGGTGCGGTACTAGAAAAAGAACAAAAATCGATCGGACTTGTTTCTCACATTGTTGGGCAACGGAGATTCACTATTAAAGTGACAGGCGAAAGCAATCATGCAGGCACAACACCGATGCCTTACAGGAAGGACAGCCTCCATATTGCATCACAATTAATTGTGCATGCATTGAATAAAGCCTCCACCATTAATAGTTTAGTAGCGACAGCCGGGAGTATAACGGCTTCTCCAAATGTCCCGAATGTTATCCCGAATGAAGTGGTATTTACATTAGATGTGCGCCATCATGAGGAAGAGATTATTCAGCAATATTGCGAAAATATCTTTAACTATTTCAAAGAAATAGGCGCGCAAAAGGGAGTTGCTGTCGAGATAGATCAATGGCTTGATGTAAAGCCCGTGGAAATGAACAAGGAGCTGACTCGGATTGCTGAGGAAGTGGTGAAGGAAAACGAGCTTTCCTATAAAACAATGACAAGCGGTGCAGGACATGATGCACAGGTATTTGGAACGTTTTGCAAAACAGTGCTGTTATTTGTTCCGAGTGTAAATGGAATCAGCCATTCACCATTGGAATATACGAATAAACATGACTTGAAAAATGGCGTTACAGTTTTGATAGAATTACTGCATAAACTAGCCTATTGA